Genomic DNA from Candidatus Zixiibacteriota bacterium:
GATCATTCAAATGTTATTCATGCCGTGCCGACGTTCGCGCTTGCGAGGAAACTGGTAGCAGAATGAGTTATTGATTAAAATGTGTATAGGTTTAAATTTCAAATGTACTTTTCCCTTGCCCCGTGCGAGGGTATTATATACTTTGGGTTAACATGAATTCACAAACCACCGCAAAAAACGTCATTTACCTATTATACAGTTATCGCTTCGGGAGGACTCGTGGAAAAATTTCATGAAATTCTAACTACTATTAATGATAATCTCTGGGGCAGTCAGGAAACTTTCCCCTGGATGCTTGTGGCGCTGATCGGAACGGGTATATTTATAGCATTTCGTCTATCGTGGATTCAGCTACGCCAGGTCAAACACGCCATCGATATTACTCGGGGCAAATATGATAATCCCGAACACGCAGGGGATATCTCTCATTTTCAGGCTTTATCCACCGCTCTTTCGGCCACGATTGGAATTGGTAATATAGCAGGAGTCGCTACAGCGATTCATTACGGCGGGCCGGGGGCCTTGTTTTGGATGTGGCTGACAGGGATTTTGGGAACATCACTAAAATACGCCGAATGTACTCTTTCGATGAAGTATCGAAAAATCAATCCCGACGGCTCGGCGTCCGGCGGACCGATGTATTACATCGAAAAAGCCCTGGGATGGAAATGGCTGGCGGTTGTTTTTGCCGGAGCGGCGTCGATTTGCGCCCTGGCGACCGGAAATGCCGTGCAGGCTAACACCGTAGCCGACCAGATGAAATCCGATTTTAATATCAGCGTCTATATCACCGGAGCCGTTATCGCGATTCTGGTTGGAATGGTTATTCTGGGCGGTATCAAAAGAATTGGTCGGGTAACATCAATTCTGGCGCCCATCATGACCGTTATTTATATCCTCGGAGCTCTTTTAATTATTCTCATAAATTATGATAAAATTCCCGGAGCGATCACAACGATTGTCAATTCGGCTTTCTCGCCGCCGGGAATGGCGGCCGGATTTGCCGGAGCCGGATTCATGCACTGTCTTATCTGGGGAATCAAACGCGGCTTATTTTCGAATGAAGCCGGTCAGGGTTCGGCGCCGATCGCGCATGCCGCGGCCAAGACCGACGAACCGGTTCGCGAAGGTACCGTCGCCATGATGGGTCC
This window encodes:
- a CDS encoding sodium:alanine symporter family protein — translated: MEKFHEILTTINDNLWGSQETFPWMLVALIGTGIFIAFRLSWIQLRQVKHAIDITRGKYDNPEHAGDISHFQALSTALSATIGIGNIAGVATAIHYGGPGALFWMWLTGILGTSLKYAECTLSMKYRKINPDGSASGGPMYYIEKALGWKWLAVVFAGAASICALATGNAVQANTVADQMKSDFNISVYITGAVIAILVGMVILGGIKRIGRVTSILAPIMTVIYILGALLIILINYDKIPGAITTIVNSAFSPPGMAAGFAGAGFMHCLIWGIKRGLFSNEAGQGSAPIAHAAAKTDEPVREGTVAMMGPYIDTITICTLTGLVIVLTNAWNAVDAAGNGLFLNGSPLTTYAFSQGLTFMGGYGGYIVTAAVLLFASSTMISWSYYGDRSIQYLFGDKVIIPYRIIFCLMIFWGAVNPLEVVWTFGDICLALMALPNLLALIVLAGLVKKITDEYYSREHKPYR